From a single Longimicrobium sp. genomic region:
- a CDS encoding DUF3303 family protein, producing MLYMIVENFRGGDAVPVYRRFAEQGRMAPEGLRYVASWVQDDLARCFQVMECDDRALLDEWISRWEDLVEFEVWPVITSDEARATVAPRL from the coding sequence ATGCTCTACATGATCGTTGAGAACTTCCGCGGGGGCGACGCGGTGCCGGTGTACCGCCGGTTCGCGGAGCAGGGGCGGATGGCGCCGGAGGGGCTGCGCTACGTGGCGAGCTGGGTGCAGGACGACCTCGCGCGCTGCTTCCAGGTGATGGAGTGCGACGACCGGGCCCTCCTCGACGAGTGGATCTCGCGCTGGGAGGACCTGGTGGAATTCGAGGTGTGGCCGGTGATCACGTCCGACGAAGCGCGCGCCACCGTCGCTCCCCGGCTGTAG
- a CDS encoding carbohydrate kinase family protein produces the protein MTLRLGILGTFVWDRIWTLEDQAAGRPFESWGGLAYSLAAAAAARPDGWEIVAVARVGQDLFDEARAFAAALPGVDAESALVAAPEPNNRVELRYTDDARRGERLTGGVEAWTWDELAPRVAGLDALYVNYFSGFEIGLEATERLRAEFAGPLYADLHSLFLGCPGAGTRVMRHLPEWERWAASFDAVQLNDDELRMLAPGADSRDDAAATLMGAGPRVVAVTHGVEGATILRGADIPADPRCWPESRREVGGPLAASRYPSRPCTGDPTGCGDVWGATFFTSLVGGAGWDEAAAAAHTAAVRKMGVRGASGLFEHLTGS, from the coding sequence GTGACCCTTCGCCTCGGCATCCTCGGCACGTTCGTTTGGGACCGCATCTGGACGCTGGAGGACCAGGCGGCGGGGCGGCCGTTCGAGAGCTGGGGCGGGCTGGCGTACTCGCTGGCCGCCGCCGCCGCCGCACGTCCGGACGGGTGGGAGATCGTGGCGGTAGCACGCGTGGGGCAGGACCTTTTCGACGAGGCCCGCGCCTTTGCCGCCGCGCTGCCGGGGGTGGACGCGGAATCGGCACTGGTGGCGGCGCCGGAGCCGAACAACCGCGTCGAGCTGCGCTACACCGACGACGCGCGGCGCGGCGAGCGGCTGACCGGCGGCGTCGAAGCGTGGACCTGGGACGAGCTGGCGCCCCGCGTGGCCGGCCTGGATGCGCTGTACGTCAACTACTTCTCAGGCTTCGAGATCGGGCTGGAGGCGACGGAGCGGCTGCGCGCGGAGTTCGCCGGGCCGCTGTACGCCGACCTGCACTCGCTCTTCCTGGGCTGCCCCGGCGCGGGAACGCGCGTGATGCGCCACCTGCCGGAGTGGGAGCGCTGGGCGGCCTCCTTCGACGCGGTGCAGCTCAACGACGACGAGCTGCGCATGCTCGCCCCTGGAGCGGACTCGCGAGACGACGCGGCGGCGACGCTGATGGGCGCCGGTCCACGTGTGGTGGCCGTCACACACGGCGTGGAGGGGGCGACGATCCTGCGGGGCGCCGACATCCCGGCCGATCCGCGCTGCTGGCCGGAGTCGCGCAGGGAGGTTGGGGGACCGCTTGCGGCGAGCCGCTACCCGAGCCGCCCCTGCACGGGCGATCCCACCGGGTGCGGCGACGTGTGGGGGGCGACTTTCTTCACATCGCTGGTCGGCGGGGCGGGATGGGACGAGGCCGCCGCGGCCGCGCACACCGCCGCGGTGCGCAAGATGGGTGTGCGCGGGGCTAGCGGGCTGTTCGAGCACCTCACAGGAAGCTGA
- a CDS encoding ROK family protein, producing the protein MTADKAEKRWIVGVDLGGTNVVVGLVPIEGGEVLGLRTLPTESNRGAKFVVDRIVHMVNDAIAEVAEAHGTTRAAVAGVGIGSPGPLNRKTGTVINTPNLGWRNFPLRDLISNAVKLPCSLDNDANCATYGEWWLGAGRGTQSLVGFTLGTGIGGGIVLNGEIYHGCSDVAGEIGHMTIDSNGRKCKCGNYGCLEQYASGPAIALRATEGIEAGAESMLEEMVDGRLEEITAATVYEAAVLGDPYATEVMKDTARFLGSGVASIINILNPQMVVIAGGVTRAGDHLFVPLIAEVRRRAFRSAQECCRIVPAELPGTAGVVGAAGVFKKENYGAM; encoded by the coding sequence ATGACAGCGGACAAGGCCGAGAAGCGCTGGATCGTGGGGGTGGACCTGGGCGGCACCAACGTCGTCGTGGGCCTTGTGCCCATCGAAGGCGGGGAGGTGCTGGGGCTGCGCACGCTCCCCACCGAGTCCAACCGCGGGGCCAAGTTCGTGGTGGACCGCATCGTCCACATGGTGAACGACGCCATCGCCGAGGTGGCCGAGGCGCACGGCACCACGCGCGCGGCCGTTGCGGGGGTGGGGATCGGCTCGCCGGGCCCCCTCAACCGCAAGACGGGCACGGTCATCAACACGCCGAACCTGGGGTGGCGCAACTTCCCGCTGCGCGACCTGATCTCCAACGCCGTCAAGCTCCCCTGCTCGCTGGACAACGACGCCAACTGCGCCACCTACGGCGAGTGGTGGCTGGGCGCCGGGCGTGGCACGCAGTCGCTCGTCGGCTTCACGCTGGGGACGGGGATCGGCGGCGGAATCGTGCTGAACGGCGAGATCTACCACGGGTGCAGCGACGTGGCCGGCGAGATCGGCCACATGACCATCGACAGCAACGGCCGCAAGTGCAAGTGCGGCAACTACGGCTGCCTGGAGCAGTACGCCAGCGGCCCCGCCATCGCGCTGCGTGCCACCGAGGGGATCGAGGCCGGCGCCGAGTCGATGCTCGAGGAGATGGTGGACGGCAGGTTGGAGGAGATCACCGCCGCCACCGTCTACGAGGCCGCCGTCCTGGGGGATCCGTACGCCACCGAGGTGATGAAGGACACGGCCCGTTTTTTGGGATCGGGCGTGGCGAGCATCATCAACATCCTGAATCCGCAGATGGTGGTGATCGCGGGCGGCGTGACGCGCGCGGGCGACCACCTCTTCGTGCCGCTGATCGCCGAGGTGCGCCGCCGCGCCTTCCGCTCCGCGCAGGAGTGCTGCCGCATCGTCCCCGCCGAGCTGCCGGGGACGGCGGGGGTGGTGGGGGCGGCGGGGGTGTTCAAGAAGGAGAACTACGGGGCGATGTGA